A window from Candidatus Methylomirabilota bacterium encodes these proteins:
- a CDS encoding 6-carboxytetrahydropterin synthase encodes MSEYRLTRSFHFSAGHRLASAALSDDDNARLYGQCFRPHGHNYTVEVTLTGTLDPTTGMAGDLGELDATVARVLLDRVDHYDLSSAVPALDGVITTGENLARTFWGWLAAALPAGRLVRVAVVETANNTFEYCG; translated from the coding sequence GTGAGCGAGTACCGCCTGACCCGGTCGTTCCACTTCAGCGCGGGCCACCGCCTCGCCAGCGCGGCCCTCTCCGACGACGACAACGCGCGCCTCTACGGTCAGTGCTTCCGGCCTCACGGGCACAACTACACCGTGGAGGTCACGCTCACCGGCACCCTCGATCCCACCACCGGGATGGCGGGCGATCTCGGCGAGCTCGACGCGACGGTGGCGCGCGTGCTCCTCGACCGCGTAGATCACTACGATCTCTCGAGCGCGGTGCCCGCCCTCGACGGCGTGATCACCACCGGCGAGAACCTCGCGCGGACCTTCTGGGGCTGGCTGGCTGCCGCGCTGCCCGCCGGTCGGCTCGTCCGCGTCGCGGTGGTGGAGACCGCCAACAACACCTTCGAGTACTGCGGCTGA
- a CDS encoding 6-carboxytetrahydropterin synthase: MTPGPVYVTRKFTFSAAHRYWQPTWSAEENARAFGSLTVTHGHNYTLEVTLGGTVDERTGMVMDLAELKRLVGEAVITRFDHADLNADPFFVQGRIPTTENLVRSCWDLLAPKLGERLYRLRLWEDPTFYVEFLGP; the protein is encoded by the coding sequence ATGACCCCCGGTCCCGTCTACGTCACCCGGAAATTCACGTTCTCCGCGGCCCACCGGTACTGGCAGCCGACGTGGAGCGCCGAGGAGAACGCGCGGGCGTTCGGCTCGCTCACCGTCACCCACGGCCACAACTACACCCTCGAGGTGACGCTGGGCGGCACGGTGGACGAGCGTACCGGCATGGTGATGGATCTCGCCGAGCTCAAGCGGCTCGTCGGCGAGGCGGTGATCACGCGCTTCGATCACGCCGACCTCAACGCCGATCCCTTCTTCGTCCAGGGCCGCATTCCCACCACCGAGAACCTCGTGCGGTCGTGCTGGGATCTCCTCGCGCCCAAGCTGGGCGAGCGGCTGTACCGGCTGCGCCTCTGGGAGGACCCCACCTTCTACGTGGAGTTCCTCGGTCCGTGA
- a CDS encoding glycosyltransferase family 4 protein, protein MSPSSVWRPSTATTTRKAPAPSSRSAPPGSRAADRLSPRARTRPLRITVLTSTPLDPREGSGTFVALANFERGLVTLGHEVEIRPLGRRTGFHTFDRWRYNVEAVWRPPARADLVVGCDLDGFLWARRRRQPFVVMLKGIIADELRNERGWVRVLLGVQARWERRNTERADLVLVPSAYSARIAAEVYAVPPARVAVVPEAIDLADWQARFAAAPRRDGAGPTVLAVGRMYPRKRFADLLHAAARLRGVNPAARVRIVGKGPDWEEMNRMHAGLGLGDTVTLLGDVTRDQLAAEYVSAQCFCLPSVQEGFGIVFLEAMAAGLPVVACRTAAVPEVVLDGETGVLVPPRDPAALAEALAAMLGNPDRARALGEAGRRRASAFTPERVAQRFLDTVRLTNEVL, encoded by the coding sequence ATCTCGCCCAGCTCGGTCTGGAGACCTTCAACAGCCACGACTACAAGGAAGGCACCCGCGCCTTCCTCGAGAAGCGCGCCCCCCGGTTCGAGGGCCGCTGACCGGCTCTCGCCGCGCGCGCGGACGCGGCCGCTGCGGATCACTGTCCTCACCTCGACGCCCCTCGACCCCCGTGAGGGCAGCGGCACCTTCGTCGCGCTCGCCAACTTCGAGCGCGGACTCGTCACGCTCGGCCACGAGGTGGAGATACGGCCGCTCGGTCGCCGCACCGGCTTTCACACCTTCGACCGGTGGCGCTACAACGTGGAGGCGGTGTGGCGCCCGCCCGCCCGCGCCGATCTCGTCGTCGGCTGCGATCTCGACGGCTTCCTGTGGGCGCGTCGGCGCCGCCAACCATTCGTGGTCATGCTCAAAGGCATCATCGCCGACGAGCTGCGCAACGAGCGGGGCTGGGTGCGCGTGCTCCTCGGCGTGCAGGCGCGCTGGGAGCGGCGCAACACGGAGCGCGCGGATCTCGTGCTGGTGCCGAGCGCGTACTCCGCGCGCATCGCCGCCGAGGTGTACGCGGTCCCGCCCGCGCGGGTCGCGGTGGTGCCGGAGGCCATCGATCTCGCGGACTGGCAGGCGCGCTTCGCCGCCGCCCCGCGGCGCGACGGCGCCGGACCCACCGTGCTCGCGGTGGGGCGTATGTACCCGCGGAAGCGCTTCGCGGATCTGCTGCACGCGGCGGCGCGTTTGCGCGGGGTGAATCCCGCCGCCCGCGTCCGCATCGTGGGAAAGGGGCCGGACTGGGAAGAAATGAACCGGATGCACGCCGGACTCGGGCTCGGGGACACGGTCACCCTGCTGGGCGACGTGACCCGCGATCAGCTCGCGGCGGAGTACGTGAGCGCGCAGTGCTTCTGCCTGCCATCGGTGCAGGAGGGTTTCGGGATCGTGTTTCTTGAGGCGATGGCGGCCGGCCTGCCCGTGGTGGCGTGCCGGACCGCCGCGGTGCCCGAGGTGGTGCTGGACGGCGAGACCGGCGTGCTGGTCCCGCCGCGCGACCCGGCGGCCCTCGCCGAGGCCCTGGCCGCAATGCTGGGTAATCCCGACCGGGCGCGCGCGCTCGGTGAGGCGGGCCGCCGTCGCGCCTCTGCGTTCACCCCCGAGAGGGTCGCGCAGCGCTTCCTCGACACGGTAAGATTGACGAACGAGGTCCTATGA